The Candidatus Methylomirabilis tolerans genome contains a region encoding:
- a CDS encoding glycosyltransferase: protein MEQFLYEPVLERLHEIRKADILIGIPSYNNAGTIGDVVKTVASGLAMYFPRARSVIVNSDGGSQDGTSQVVEAALEDPSLLLVQHPVPPIHKIITPYHGIPGKGSAFRTIFKIAEALEVQACAVVDSDLRSISPEWVDRLIRPIYEGGFDYVAPLYRRHKYDGTITNSIVYPLTRTLYGQQIRQPIGGDFGFSGKLAALYLTKQVWETDVARFGIDIWMTVTAAAERYRICQAFLGAKIHEHKDPGQHLAGMLVQVVGSLFSLMEEYQSVWHTTQGSNPVPIFGPLHEVEVEHVSVNVERMVNAFEQGIRDLLPIWEIILAPETLTELLVIAPLETEEFRFPMDVWVAVVYDFALAYHHRVLHLEHLLKALTPLYLGRTASFVLETQESGHQQVEGVIETMAERFEAMKPYLVARWR, encoded by the coding sequence GTGGAACAGTTCCTCTATGAACCGGTGCTGGAAAGGCTGCACGAGATCAGGAAGGCCGACATCCTGATCGGAATCCCGAGCTACAACAATGCCGGTACGATCGGGGACGTGGTCAAGACCGTTGCCTCCGGACTCGCCATGTACTTTCCGCGCGCCCGGTCCGTCATCGTCAACTCCGATGGAGGCTCTCAGGATGGGACCTCACAGGTTGTTGAGGCCGCTCTGGAAGACCCCTCCCTCCTGCTGGTTCAACATCCCGTGCCTCCCATCCACAAGATCATCACGCCCTATCATGGGATTCCCGGCAAGGGGAGCGCCTTTCGAACGATCTTCAAGATTGCCGAAGCGCTTGAGGTGCAAGCCTGTGCGGTCGTCGACTCGGACCTTCGCTCTATTTCGCCCGAGTGGGTGGATCGGCTGATCCGACCCATTTATGAGGGGGGATTCGATTATGTGGCGCCGCTGTACCGTCGGCACAAGTACGACGGGACCATTACGAATAGTATCGTCTACCCCTTGACCAGGACCCTGTATGGCCAACAGATTCGACAGCCTATCGGTGGCGACTTCGGCTTTTCAGGGAAGCTGGCCGCCCTGTATCTCACCAAGCAGGTATGGGAGACCGATGTGGCCCGTTTCGGGATCGATATCTGGATGACGGTCACCGCGGCCGCCGAGCGATACCGGATCTGCCAGGCGTTCCTCGGGGCCAAGATTCACGAGCACAAGGATCCGGGGCAGCATCTCGCCGGGATGCTGGTGCAGGTGGTGGGCTCTCTCTTCAGCCTCATGGAGGAGTACCAGAGCGTGTGGCACACCACGCAAGGATCGAATCCTGTCCCCATCTTTGGACCGTTACACGAGGTGGAGGTGGAGCATGTCTCGGTGAACGTGGAACGGATGGTGAACGCCTTTGAGCAGGGCATTCGCGATCTATTACCTATCTGGGAGATCATTCTGGCCCCTGAGACCTTGACCGAACTGCTGGTCATCGCTCCATTGGAGACGGAGGAGTTCCGGTTTCCGATGGATGTCTGGGTCGCTGTCGTGTACGATTTCGCGCTGGCCTACCACCATCGGGTTCTGCACCTGGAGCATCTGCTCAAGGCTCTGACCCCGCTCTACCTCGGCAGGACCGCCTCTTTCGTGCTGGAGACGCAAGAGAGCGGCCATCAGCAGGTCGAAGGGGTCATCGAAACGATGGCTGAACGGTTTGAGGCGATGAAGCCATACCTGGTGGCACGTTGGAGGTAA
- the mpgP gene encoding mannosyl-3-phosphoglycerate phosphatase — protein sequence MVVMKGIDLIIFTDLDGSLLDYATYSFEAAYPALQEIERRGIPLVLCTSKTRAEVECYRRALNNRHPFVVENGGAAFIPKGYFAFAYPYQRKIAGYYVIETGSPYSQLVAALKMARKDSGVKAVGFSDLSAEEVARLTGLPLKKACLAKEREYDEPFFVDESEEEAERMKALLRERGFLCMRGGRFDHLTGCNDKGRAVSTLTELFRQASGRVRTVGIGDSQNDLPMLQAVDIPILVQRIDGKYDQTVRIPNLIRAQGIGPYGWRTAVLELLVRED from the coding sequence ATGGTTGTGATGAAGGGCATTGACCTCATCATCTTTACCGACTTGGACGGGTCCCTTTTGGACTACGCGACCTATTCGTTTGAGGCGGCTTATCCGGCTCTGCAAGAGATCGAGCGGAGAGGGATCCCTCTCGTTCTTTGTACGAGTAAGACGAGGGCGGAAGTGGAGTGCTATCGCCGTGCCCTCAACAACCGCCACCCGTTTGTTGTGGAGAACGGCGGTGCTGCCTTTATTCCTAAAGGGTATTTCGCCTTTGCCTATCCTTACCAGAGAAAGATCGCCGGGTACTACGTTATTGAGACTGGTAGTCCTTACTCCCAACTGGTCGCAGCTTTGAAAATGGCAAGGAAGGATAGCGGCGTCAAGGCCGTGGGCTTTTCGGATCTGAGCGCGGAAGAAGTAGCTCGGCTCACCGGACTTCCTTTGAAGAAGGCATGCCTGGCCAAGGAGCGGGAGTACGACGAACCCTTCTTTGTCGATGAGTCGGAAGAAGAAGCGGAACGGATGAAAGCGCTTTTGAGGGAGCGGGGCTTCCTGTGTATGCGGGGAGGGAGGTTCGACCACCTCACCGGGTGCAACGACAAGGGGAGAGCGGTCTCAACGTTGACCGAGCTTTTTCGGCAGGCCTCTGGAAGGGTGCGTACGGTAGGTATTGGGGACAGCCAGAACGACCTTCCCATGCTTCAGGCTGTAGATATCCCCATCCTCGTCCAACGGATCGACGGGAAGTACGACCAGACGGTCAGGATCCCCAATCTCATCCGTGCCCAGGGGATCGGGCCGTACGGCTGGCGAACGGCCGTCCTGGAGCTGCTCGTCCGCGAGGACTGA
- a CDS encoding glycosyl transferase, producing MGDFHQAGVITTLHRLGKPNLEQLEKELEETLLYRPIALVLPCLYSELEGEALPRIVDELAQVRYLREIIVGLGRAGEEEFLRAKAFFAPLPQAPLLLWNDGPRIQALYHLLEERGISAGPDGKGRSAWMTFGYVLARGQSDVIALHDCDILTYHRELLARLCYPVANPRLAFEFAKGYYSRVTDRLHGRVVRLLVVPLIRALQRILDQQPFLTYLDSFRYPLAGEFAMIADLARVNRIPSDWGLEVGVLAQVYRNCAVGRVCQVDLADTYEHKHQDLSATDQTKGLARMAIDITKSILRTLAEEGTVLSDGLLKTLPITYIRTARDMLSRYQNDAYINRLAYDQHQEGQAVEAFAKAIQLAIEAFLADPLGVPLIPNWNRVLAAIPDFLTRLREAVDQDNKL from the coding sequence ATGGGTGATTTCCATCAGGCAGGCGTGATCACGACACTCCATCGGCTTGGAAAGCCAAACCTGGAGCAGCTTGAGAAGGAGCTGGAAGAAACGCTGCTGTATCGGCCTATCGCCCTGGTGCTGCCATGCCTCTACTCTGAACTGGAGGGGGAGGCGCTGCCCAGGATCGTCGATGAACTGGCTCAAGTCCGCTATCTGCGAGAGATCATCGTTGGTTTGGGACGGGCCGGCGAAGAGGAGTTCTTGAGGGCCAAGGCGTTCTTCGCGCCTCTTCCGCAGGCGCCGCTCCTGCTCTGGAACGACGGACCCAGGATTCAGGCCCTCTACCATCTGCTGGAGGAACGCGGTATCTCGGCAGGTCCTGACGGCAAGGGGAGGTCGGCGTGGATGACATTCGGCTACGTCCTGGCCCGTGGCCAGAGCGACGTCATCGCCTTGCACGACTGCGATATCCTGACCTACCATCGAGAGCTGCTTGCCCGACTCTGTTATCCGGTGGCGAATCCGCGATTGGCGTTCGAGTTTGCGAAAGGCTACTACAGCCGGGTAACGGATCGTCTGCACGGGAGAGTCGTCAGGCTCCTGGTGGTACCCCTCATCCGTGCTCTCCAGCGGATTTTGGACCAGCAACCGTTCTTGACCTACCTGGACAGCTTCAGATACCCATTAGCCGGCGAATTTGCCATGATCGCCGATCTGGCCCGGGTAAACAGGATTCCGTCGGATTGGGGACTGGAGGTCGGGGTGCTGGCCCAGGTCTACCGGAACTGTGCTGTGGGTAGGGTCTGTCAGGTCGACCTTGCCGACACCTATGAACACAAGCATCAGGATCTCTCCGCGACCGATCAGACCAAGGGTCTGGCGCGGATGGCGATCGACATCACAAAGAGCATCCTGAGGACATTGGCTGAAGAGGGGACCGTCCTTTCCGATGGGCTCTTAAAGACCTTGCCGATCACTTATATCAGAACAGCCCGCGATATGCTGAGCCGATACCAGAATGACGCGTATATCAACCGGCTTGCGTATGACCAACATCAAGAGGGGCAGGCCGTAGAAGCCTTCGCGAAGGCGATCCAGTTGGCGATTGAGGCCTTCCTGGCAGACCCACTCGGTGTCCCTTTGATCCCGAACTGGAACCGCGTTCTGGCCGCGATTCCCGACTTCTTGACCCGGCTTCGCGAAGCCGTCGATCAGGATAATAAGTTGTGA
- a CDS encoding response regulator, with protein MNLYELYEPKVLVVDDDQEMRRLLEDVLTREGFRITQAANGSEALAEIRGTPYDVIVLDKIMTDMSGLEILPEIKRLQPEAQVILITAFGDRETCVEAMGKGATAYLAKPFGMSVLVQMVKKAIEQKSGEA; from the coding sequence ATGAACCTATACGAATTGTACGAGCCGAAGGTCCTGGTGGTGGATGACGATCAGGAGATGCGCCGGCTTCTTGAGGACGTCCTTACCAGGGAAGGGTTCCGCATCACTCAGGCTGCGAATGGATCGGAGGCCCTTGCCGAGATTCGAGGCACCCCATACGACGTGATCGTCCTTGACAAGATCATGACCGACATGAGCGGACTGGAGATCCTTCCAGAGATTAAACGGCTCCAACCCGAAGCGCAGGTCATCCTCATCACGGCCTTCGGCGACCGGGAGACGTGCGTCGAAGCCATGGGGAAGGGGGCGACAGCCTACCTCGCGAAGCCGTTCGGAATGTCCGTTCTCGTCCAGATGGTCAAGAAGGCCATCGAGCAGAAGTCCGGCGAAGCGTAA
- a CDS encoding DUF4147 domain-containing protein — protein sequence MDFPTAKYKLLDQFRYVLDFCDIGRAFDRCSLEDMIGPERQTRGKVYVVAIGKSAVGMAEAFIRRSDIAPFAGIMAGPVLRGWSHRRFQTFEGGHPIPNKESMEAARTALSMMNGLTSNDSVIFLISGGGSACFELPISDSITLDDLVELNRVLISGELTIVETNTIRKHLSQVKGGRLAVAAAPAQQLTLYISDVPRGYPSFVASGPSMPDDSTVQEMNMLIRRHELISVLPNSIKAFIRGGVVSETPKSDHPVFRTARWCKLLDNDDAITAAVSVAEQSGWQPIVVEMSDDTSARKAARILTERAEAEVKDLDGRPVAVISGGELVSPVLGRGRGGRNQAFALECAEIIAGKRIAVLSAGTDGIDGNSSAAGAVADGTTLSRALAAGLTVAKVRERSDSNGFFDRLGDTIVTGPTGINVRDLRVAVAW from the coding sequence ATGGATTTTCCAACGGCTAAGTACAAGCTTCTTGACCAATTTAGATATGTCCTGGACTTCTGCGATATCGGTCGCGCATTCGATCGTTGTTCGTTAGAGGACATGATCGGTCCTGAGCGCCAAACCCGAGGCAAGGTCTACGTCGTTGCGATAGGGAAGAGCGCAGTCGGCATGGCGGAGGCATTTATCAGGAGGTCAGATATTGCCCCCTTTGCTGGCATTATGGCCGGTCCCGTGCTGAGGGGCTGGAGTCATCGTCGATTTCAGACTTTCGAAGGCGGGCACCCAATACCAAATAAGGAGAGTATGGAGGCAGCCAGGACTGCCTTATCCATGATGAATGGACTGACCAGTAATGACTCGGTGATCTTCTTGATTTCCGGCGGCGGCTCGGCCTGCTTCGAGTTGCCGATAAGTGATAGTATTACTCTGGATGACCTTGTGGAGCTGAACCGTGTACTGATTTCAGGCGAGTTGACCATCGTCGAGACCAATACGATCAGGAAGCACCTTTCCCAAGTAAAGGGCGGAAGACTCGCTGTCGCTGCAGCGCCGGCGCAGCAACTGACGCTGTACATATCCGATGTGCCCCGCGGTTATCCTTCCTTCGTGGCGTCGGGACCGTCGATGCCGGATGATTCCACCGTTCAGGAGATGAATATGCTCATCCGGAGACATGAGCTGATATCGGTACTCCCGAACTCCATCAAGGCGTTCATCCGGGGTGGCGTCGTGTCCGAAACACCGAAATCTGATCATCCAGTCTTTCGGACTGCACGGTGGTGTAAGCTTCTGGACAATGATGACGCCATCACCGCGGCGGTAAGTGTCGCTGAACAATCCGGTTGGCAGCCTATCGTGGTCGAGATGTCGGACGATACCTCTGCGCGTAAGGCGGCCAGAATACTGACCGAGCGAGCGGAGGCTGAAGTCAAAGACCTTGATGGAAGGCCCGTTGCGGTCATATCCGGCGGTGAGCTGGTCTCTCCGGTGTTGGGTCGTGGACGAGGGGGTCGGAATCAGGCATTCGCCTTGGAATGTGCAGAGATCATTGCAGGCAAACGGATAGCCGTGCTCAGCGCCGGGACTGACGGGATTGACGGCAACTCCAGTGCAGCGGGCGCTGTGGCAGACGGCACGACACTCAGCAGGGCTCTGGCGGCCGGCCTGACGGTGGCGAAGGTCCGTGAGCGATCCGATTCCAATGGATTCTTCGATCGCCTGGGGGATACAATTGTGACAGGCCCAACCGGCATCAATGTTCGTGATCTCAGGGTCGCAGTGGCATGGTGA